The Tautonia plasticadhaerens nucleotide sequence CGGCGATCTACCTCAGCGGCCGACAGCCGAACGTCATCCGCTGGATGGACGGCTCGAAGGTCGAGACATGCGTCTATCGGCCCACCGTCGCCGAGTTCCTCGCTGGCTACGGTTTCCCCTCACGCAAGCCCCCCGAGAAGGTCGCTGAGGCGGAGGAGCGGGCACGAGGATGGTGGGCCCTGGCGCGGGTCCTGGCAGCCCGGAGCACCGCCGAGAGCCTGATCTGCTTCGAGGACGAGCGGGAGCGGAGCAAGGCCAGGGACAGGGGCTTCGCCCTTGAACATCGGCACCTGGAGCCCAGGACGCTCGCGGTCCCGGACATCCTCCGATCCATCGTCGAGCACTTCGACCTGATCGAGCAGGACAGTGTGCCGACCGGCAAGCTGGACAGGTACCAGACGCAGTTCCTGCTCGGGGGCTGGCTGGAGGTCTTCATCTGGGGCCTGCTCGATCGTCACCATGCGGCTCTGGACATCTGGGACGTGCGGCTCGGCCTGGAACCGACGAGCCCCGACGCCCAGGTCGGCAACGACTTCGATGTCGCCTTCATGCACCGCTACCGCCTCTGGATGGTCGAGTGCAAGACCGGCAGCCAGGAGCACGACCCCGGCGGCGACATCCTCTACAAGGTCGAGGCCGTCATCCGCCAGTTCCGGGCCCTGCACGTGCGCACGTCCCTGGCCACGACCTCCGACTTCCTGACCGACCCCCGGACCGGCACAATCAGGGAAGGCCACCGCAACCGAGCTTCGGCCTACGGCTGCGCCCTCGTGACCCGCGATCAGGTCCGCGCCATGGCCGAGGCCG carries:
- a CDS encoding Card1-like endonuclease domain-containing protein, coding for MRILLCLLSEQHVPNLLSVHHFDPKPDRLVLVETGEMKRRRAAEHLLKALEAGGLDYSDRCEIQTLEHEDSLPEVRRALQDAFGRHPSDEWIVNLTGGTKPMSIAAFMFFSVMDAAAIYLSGRQPNVIRWMDGSKVETCVYRPTVAEFLAGYGFPSRKPPEKVAEAEERARGWWALARVLAARSTAESLICFEDERERSKARDRGFALEHRHLEPRTLAVPDILRSIVEHFDLIEQDSVPTGKLDRYQTQFLLGGWLEVFIWGLLDRHHAALDIWDVRLGLEPTSPDAQVGNDFDVAFMHRYRLWMVECKTGSQEHDPGGDILYKVEAVIRQFRALHVRTSLATTSDFLTDPRTGTIREGHRNRASAYGCALVTRDQVRAMAEADDPVELLREALGLR